The Panicum virgatum strain AP13 chromosome 6K, P.virgatum_v5, whole genome shotgun sequence nucleotide sequence TTCTATATATAGGTTTTCCCTTCACCTCAGAGCATGCAGTAGGTTAATGACAAACATTTTTAAGCTAAAAACAAAAGTGATAATCACTGTGAAGGCCTTTTCTTCTAATCTCTAATAGACGAAACCTCACCCTGGATCGGACCCAAATCGAGCGCAGGAGGAGCCACGTCACCCGAATTTTCTCAACCGTCCGTTCCCATGCTAATGATCGGATTCAacctctgcagcttcttcctccggctATTCTAGAACCATCAGGGAGCTCTCGACGTGCGAAGGGCACAGAGACGAATCAAGCCAGGATCCTGGTCGTAGTGAACCATGCCGCCGGCGCCCACTCGCGCCTTGGCCTGCTCGCCCGCCGACACCACCCGCGCCCCCTTGGCCATTGGCCGTCGATGCCGCCCGCGCCCACCGTGgcccgccccgccggccgccgccttggcCTGCTCGTCCATGGCCCGCGCCGCAGCCGTGGCCCGCCGCACGCCAACGCCGCCCGCGCCTGCCGACACTGACCTCACCCGCCCGCCCGTACCCGTTCGCGCCGACTGACGCGGCGGATCTGGCGATAGAGGGCGACGGCGGACAGGGGAGGAGGCCGTGCGGCACCAGGAAGGGCCCGAGCTCTGGCAGGAGGACATCGCCGGGGAGGAGGTCGCGCGGGGAGGGCCGGCCGCCGAGAGAGGGAGCCTGGTGTGCGGGACGGTTGCTGACGCGCCTCACAGGGCCCCAAGCACAGAGGACCGCGCACATGGAGGTCCAGCGCATCCGCTGCCCACCTAAGGAGAGCTTCCCCGTGAACGCAACGAGCTACGGTGGCCAGCCCGCGGCGAGCCGCTACGCCGGCGCGCCTGGCCCCTGCTTGTGCCCGCCACCACCCAAATCTGGGGCCTCCTCCGCgggtggaggcggtggcggctcgacGGCTGCACGGCAACGGGACGAAGGCAGAGGTGCGTACCCATGGGATAAACTCTTTCATGCAGATCACCATTTCGTTACTTGCTTCCTCATTCATACCATATTGGTCTATGGTCGAGAAGCCAAGAAATTGAGTGCAAGACCTTGATAAATTTGTACAGCTAACGGTTGCGTCCAATACTGAAAACTGATTACGAGTTGAAGAAGATTGTACAGGACATCTCAATTCAAGGGCAAGAAGATGAGCAAATATTAAGTTTACGGGTAATCTTGGAGCCATGATGTGAAGGCAATTCTTCTTTCAGAAATAAAGAAGACAGCAATTCATTGGATTGGGATTTGGGGTTGAGCTTCCCACAGACGCTTGGCGCTATTCAAGCTCTGTGGAAATACATAAAacaaaatatgtatctaaaaaaattaaaacaattAATAATTGGGATGGATGGAGTATGTGCTACTGATCATTTTGATACATAATTGTGAAAATGGTCTCCATGGAGGAAGCAAAAACTTTAATATTCTTTACATGCCTTTGCTTATCATATTGAACTGATGGCTTGCGACGGACACCACAACACCCGGCAACCTCCtcccctaaccccggcctaaccACCATCGCAGGCTCAAGGTTGAAGAAGAACAATGCGTGGGTCCAAGGGAACCTCCCTTCTGTGATAGCTTGCGCGCCGGTAGCGTGCGAGGAATAGATCCCCCTGCCGGGCCACTGCCACACCGCTTCATGAAACAAGTTTCTAGCATTTCTAAAGCTTACCATTTCGCTCCAATTCTACCATACgattctccctccctcctggtTACTGTCCGAGCTGAGCTGCCAAGTTGACACGGAGGAGAAGCTCTAATCTGATGAAGCACACACAACAATCTCACATACTAAAAAGATGTACCACTGTGTAGCGTTTAAGTGGTGTGCAAACATGCTAAATGACCATTTACGTGAACAATACTTTCCAAATAATATGTTGACAAAATATATGGAATTGCCTTTGTGTGCATGCTTGACGAcataataaaaagaaataacttTATATAGTCACATCAAGGTCATCCAATATGGTCTTAAGGCATGAATATATACATTAGGATTATATAGTGCAAGAATAACTTACACTCTTGTTCTATCACCATAAAAACAGTGGCTAAGCACCATCACAGGGCGCGGCAAAGCCGCGCCTGGTTTCTAGTCAAGTTAGTGATGACCTTTGAACAAACAAAGCGGTGCTTAACTACCAACGTGGAGCCCCCTCTCTCAGTGACGTCGCTAGGCTCTGTCCTGGTGACGTCAAATGGGCACGCGCGCCCTTGTGTTTTTTTGTTTATTCCGACGACGCGCAAAGAGGCTTGAAGATTCCTCGTGTACACGTCGGCCGGTCGCCGGTCAAGCTTCCACGTATTTCTTGTCTGATTTCTCCACTCCCAAACTCTGACCATCACTTCACTACCCATCTCATCCCTCACCACTTCACTAAAATATTTAGCAACAATCATCCCACTCTCACTGTCAATCCCAGGCCCTACTCTCTTGATATATAGAATCACTTTATTTTGGTCAAGAAAGATTGGTTTATTAGGCTTTTTTTTTCTATGTGCTTCTTTTTGACAGGGTAGAATCCACACACATACATGGCTGccgaaaatacaaaaaaaaaaaggtttccaGCAAAAAAGGTGAAGGTGCACGCGCTCGAGTCTTAGAGATGCGTCACACAATTTTATTCCATTGGGTCATTTAAATTTCAATGTATTAAATTCTTGAAAAAACACGAGCACCCTGTAAATGCGTCCCTTTCACAGAACCTTAAGCTGGCGAATTCATAGACCTAAGTTCTCAATTTCACAAAAGATACGTAATCCAAATAAATATAGAATGAGAGAACACAAACCAACAGCTAGTAGTACTAGGAATTAATCCCGCGTGGTTGAGAACAACTTGTGGCAAACCAAAAAGTGGTCAAACTAAGACCCAAAGTGCACCAAAGTGAAATTTAATCTCCACCATAACAACTCGAGTCACAACAATTGGACCAGAATTAGACCGCTGTGGTACCTGCTGTTCTCACTCTCACGGTCtcaccaaccaaccaaccaagcCCTGCCTGCAGCTGCAGCCAAGATTGTACCCTGACGTCCTACAGTGAACCCCCAGCAACAGCACAGCAGAAAACAAAACAGAAAAAAAGgcaaataaagaaagaaatCCAAAAGGAAATTTATAATACGAGTGTACTTTCTGATAGAGCTCCCTCACTTGGCAGGGGGGGAAAAAAAGAGGGCATTCAGGGCAAGTTAGGGAGGTTTGAACCGGTCAGGATTTTGACTTTGAACCCTCACTTGGCTTGCAGCTGCAGCCTTGTCTGTCTGCCCGgatgagtgagagagagaggagaagagagagagggagggattAGCAAAGACCGTGGAACGGGTCCAAGATTCTGCTGGTTgtgttgtggtggtggtgcggcgtGTCCGCCTGGTAGCGGTAGTGGATCCAACATTGCTGAGCCCAACCCGGGACGGGTCCGGTTGGTCCAACGGTCAAACAACACTGGCAAACTCGAGTCAAACCGCCAAAGTGCAGGTTGGACTGACGATTAGAGATTAAACATCGCCTGGCTGTTTCCCAAACGGAGAGGATCTTTGAGCAAGACACGTCGCTTTCCTGATTGAGGAGGACTTGCAGCGGTCAcgtattgtaaaaaaaaaaattaaaaaaaagaggaagagtaCGGGCCAATGAGATACATTCTAGAAGCCAAGAAGCAGCTGTAGCTGCTTAACGAAGTACGGCGCTCCTCCAACAACTTAGAGATTAGACAGTTGATTGTATGTGTACACTCAACTCATGTTGTagagtttgctgtttttattcaaGATACATATAGTGCAGTAACAAAGATGGGAAGAGTAAGCTTAACAAGAGTTATTTTAGGTGTTTCAGACAATGTGAGCAGTTCGTTGGTCCAGATCCAATAATCCACAATCAAAGGTATCCAGCAAATGTACTTAAGTTCACAACCGCAGTCTACAACAGCTTTTTCCAGAGTTCACAACCGACAACAGTTTTTTTCACAGCCACAACCCAATCAAATTACCCTAAGTTCTGCAGTAATGTGCTAGGTACTAAGGTTGAATAGTGAGAAGATAATGTTAAGTTGAATAGTGAGAAGATAATGTTGGATGTAACTTGACCTGAGAGAGGAGGACAAGTTAACAAGTTAAAACGATATGCTTACGGCATTCATTCAATAATTCAATAATTTATGACATTCGGTTAGAACAAACCATGGACCGAAAAAGAATGGTTGAGTTGCTAGCGTTTGCAAGTTTTTATATTCCACAGGCACCTAGGAAACACTGTTAAAACACCCTTGACTTAACATGATTAGCCTTTGCCTCTTCAAAGGGGGAGAAGCAGCAGGACTTAGAAGCATCAACTTAGGCAAATGCAACCTCCATATTAACGTTTGCTCTCATTGTTCTCTTTTGCTCGACTCCTCTTGCTTGGCGATCGCTCTTAACATGATCCACTTGTTGTTGGCGACTCAGTTTTCATATGTGATGGGTTTGGAAAGGACAGTTAGAGTGTTCAGTGTTCACTAAAGAAGTGTAGAtcatagatgcatctgagagtGGCACACCCCGTTTTCAAACTTGAAATTCAAATGTGTGGGacaattcaaattcgaattcaaataCAAGAGTGCGATGCCCCTTGTCATGAAGTAGGAACAGAGCATATAGCAGAGCAAACAGCAAAGCCAATGATACTAGAAGAACTTTCTCTAGACCGGATGGATTGGATGGCGGGAAGCAGGACCCGACCCGGCACGGCGGCAGCCAATCACGGGGGCGGTCTCCCCGATCCGGGCCGGTCAAAGAAATCATCGCCTTCCCctcgtcgcctcgcctcgcctcgcctcactTCACTTGAAATTCCTCCCCGGCGACGCGCTTCCCCTCTCCCTCACCTCACTATAAGAAGCCCCGCTTCCCTCCACCCCTCTCACCACCAGGCACCACTCGCCTTCTCATCGTCAAGCGATCCCCGATCCGCGACCCGATCGCCAGCAAGCTCACACTCGGCGCTTCCTGCGGCAACGGTTTCCCCTCCGGCGCCGACGAACGGCGAGCCTCGGTTCTTGCAGTGCAGCAGCGGCTTGCAGCAATGGCGGAGGCAGGGgagagcggcgggcgggcgcggcTGGTCTCGGAGCTGGTCCGCGTGCAGGACCTGGTGCACCGGCTGGAGCTGCAGCTGCGCGCGCCCGCGGACGCCGCGTCCGTCGACCTCTGCCGCCAACTCATCCACCAGATCGTCGCGCTCACCGACCGCTCCATCGGGATGGCCCGCTGCTccccggacctcgccgccgccgccgcgcagcagcagcagcagccgctgtCCGGCGCGCCCAGCCCCCTGAGCGACGCCGGCTCCGACCACCACCAGCCGTTCCTCCGGGCCAGCCCCAAGAAGCGCAAGGCCACGGCGCGCTGGACCAACCAGCAGGTGCGCgtcagcgccgccggcgccggcgccgagggcCCCGCCGACGACGGCCACAGCTGGCGCAAGTACGGCCAGAAGGACATCCTCGGCGCCAAGCACCCGCGCGCCTACTACCGCTGCACCCACCGCAACTCGCAGAACTGCCCGGCCACCAAGCAGGTGCAGCGAACCGACGACGATCCCAGCCTCTTCGACGTCGTCTACCACGGCGACCACACCTGCCGGCCCTCCGCCGCGCCCACCAGGAGGACGCCGCACAACCCGCACGCGCAGGCCGCGCTGCagggcctcgccgcccgcctcaCGGTGACCACGGACGAcgcgatcgccgccgccgccgcgctcccgccGATGACGCCCGAGCCCGACAGCTGCCCGCCGCGGGGCGCGTCGTCGCCGTGGTCGCTGGCCTCGCCAGTCGGCTCCGACTCCAACGGCTGCGCGCAGGCCGTGTCGCCATGCCCCGTGCCCGGGTACGCGGCCTGGGGCTCCCACGGCGACCTCCAGGAGGTGGTCTCGGCGTGCGCCGCCGTGTCCGACCTACAGGGACTGCCGGCGCTGGACAGCGAGTTCATGCCGCTCGAGTGCTTCGCGTTCGACCAGAGCTTCGACATGGGCGGCGTAATGCCGAGCCTCTTCTATCCATGAGGAGAACAAGACTAGAGCCCTGTCCATGTCTCCATGACAGGAGGGAAGAGCAGAGGAGCCTCCTCTTCCTAACAACTGTGCAGTAGCAGAAAAGCAGCAGAGCTTTTAGAGTATCTGAATAGCAtctctttgtttttgtttcacTCCCCTTCGTTTTGTTTTCACTATCCTCCACTTGTTGGTTGGATTTGTTGATTTCAGTCAGCAAGAGAAAAGGAATCAGAATTTACTTATGGaatgttttttttctaaatccCAAAAAAATTACCATCTCTTGATATGAACTCACTCTGTAGCCTGTACAAACACAAAATCCTCAAATCAGAAAACTTGTTCAACTACGACCGAGTGAAATCAAGCTTGCAACGTTCCCAACATCTCATCCCTTCTGATTCCAGATACAATCACAGGAAATAGGTTCCAATTAACTAAAACAGTTACGAGAAATGGGATCTGGTTAACCAAAACAGTTACGAATTGGTTTCTGATTAATCTAAACAATTGCAATTTTTTCAGAATTCCTGTTTAAGATCTTAAATGTACAAACACAACAAGCAATTGTCGGATGACGCTGACATTGTTCCAGCACAAGAAATGAAGTTACATCGCAAAGCTGAGGGCAGCCCTGATCACGAGTGCAGAACAGTTTGACTCTGACATATCACACCTGGACCTTGACAAGGCTGAAAACATGGCTACCATATATATAGCTTCTCATAAACTGATGCCAGGAAAATTCCATGAAATCAATACAATCTACCCTCAATTTCATGAATCCTTCAACTGTCCGATACAGAAATCCTCGATAATATCGAAGACTCTAGTGCCGTGCTGTGGTCTGCAGGTCAAGAAGGAAGAATGTCATGGAACAGAGGATGAAAGCAGCAAAGAACCAGATATTGATTTCATTCAAGCAGAAGCATGAAAGTGACATCAGGGAAGATATATTTATGGTGTATTCCAGttcagagaaagaaaaaaaagacaagaAAGACATGCATCATCAATATCATTGTTTCAGTTCCAGATTTATTTTGCAGTTAGTGGTGGACCATGGTAGGTTTGCGAAAAACCAAAGTACCTCATTGGCAGAAGCAAATACAGCACAATATAATCTGGACACCTCAGTGGGAGTTTTCAAAACACAAACAGATTTGAGCCAATTCATCGGTCTAGTCTAATTTAACCTGAATTCTACTCAAGCACATaggaaccaaaacatgagaagGCTTGCAAATTTCCTAGGGGAGCATATAACAGAGCATCTGAGAATTTTGTCGCCGTACATGTGCATCAGGCAAACCATGGAGTTCATTGCGAAATAGCATTACTTTAGAAGATACTAGCAGTAACAATTACTGGATGGGCAACATAGGAAATAAAATTCCTGGCCATCTATGCCTAGTAGGACAGCAGTACTGTCACTGTATTTTCTTCGTTTTTCCTTTAGAATGTTCGTAGTAGATGTAGTAGAAACAGAACTAAAATTACAATGCTAGGTCCTCATTACTTTGGTCCATCATATCAACACAATTTTAAGATGGCAAATATTTAGAGGCCATAGCACTCCTGGAAAGAAGCTAGTAAAAATCATACATGAATAATCTTAATCTCATTAGTAAAAGGCACACCATGTAAAAATCTGGATGCACTATAAAAATAACTATTTCTAATTATCGAAGAAAAACCCATGGAAggcactgaaccactgaaagaACATGCTATGAAGTATAGCAAGGAATTAGGAAGTTACAAACCCAAAAAAGCCTTCTGTGGAATCACCACCAGCATTAGTTAGAATGGCATCTCCGCCAGGATGTTCCTCCACATAAGGAGTGACATCATAGACCTGGTTCAAAGACCAAAGACAAATTTAGAAGAGAGAAATATGTGAACCTTCTTATTTCAAGTATAGCGCATTGAATAGGGACAAACTGAGGTGGAAACTGCATTTATACAACCTTGTCTTTGATGATGATCCAACAATCCTTCCTTGTGTTATGTTCAGAGATCTCTTCCTTTGTATACCTCTTAGATGTCTGAATGTACAAAgacagaaaaataagaaaaatccaTTTCTTCAAACTTTGAAAAATATTATGAGTATTATACTGCACATCTGGACAGGGGGGGGATGCATTGTAGCATGTATCAGTAGGCTAAAAAAACTAGCCAACTAAAAATGAAATATGAACAGCTTACCATTCCATCTACTGAATCAGTTCCCTTTGATTTACCTGCAATCAAAAAGTTAATCAGATCTAACAAGGTCAACCTGCTACTACTAGAATCACAAGCAATTAACGCTGCAGCCTGTACCTTTGTTTTGGGACTTCGGGATCACAAAGAGAGCTCCTAGTGCCAAAAGAATGACAAGAGAGATGATGATAATAACGTCCATCTTGGTCCTTCGGAATTACAGAACTTTACAGCCACAAAAATAATGTGCTATacttaaaaaaaaaagtcaactGAAATCAGGGCCAAAAGGACGAATGCAGATTAACTAAAAATTAGGTGTGGACTTTcagttagtaatgatgatagctAATGTAACGTCCTTGTTGAAGAACAGCAAAATAATAACTCAAGATGCATATGCCAGCAAGCAGCACAATGAAATGGCAATTCCATAAAATGCATTGAACTACTGACAGAACATATCACAGTGGGGGGCCTCCCTCGCTGTGTTTAcaggttcaaaaaaaaaaaactgacagAACATACTACAGAAGCGACCCGTGCCGCGACGGAGCTCGCGGCCCGCGGCGGGGCTCGGCTGCTCCGGCCCGGGCTCGACGGAGCGCACGGCTGCCGCCCGGTGCTAGCTAACCAATCGATCGTCACGACTCTCCGACCCAGTGCCCACTACATAATTCTTAGCGGCAttgcagcggccgcggcggggatgGGATTCAGTCGAAGCAAATCCCATGCCGCACGCGAATCCGCAAAGTGAATTGATTCTAATTTTGGAGCAACCACCCCAATCCCACAAAGAGGGATCCTGAGTGCAGAGAGCAGCATGAGCAACCCATCCAAGCGAGGCTTAGGGATGGGGATTCCTTACCAGCGGCAGAAGAGGTCGATCCAGGTGGTTCGACGGATCGCCGCTCCGGCGCAGTTCACGGGGtcgacgagggcggcggcggcgggagagcgGGAGGGGAAGGCGAGCCTGATCTGAAGAGCTCACTAGAGCCGGCCGCTGGGGAAGAGAGTGACACTGGCAGGACGGCCGCGGGGCGAGTCATGTTTGGCCACGAGAAACACGCCGAGCAGACCTCGCCTCTCTCAATTATTCCTGCAAAATAAAAATGGACTTAGGTAAATAAAATATTAGAGACAGGTTAAGAGAATAAGACTAGCAACCTACCTTCTGGTTAGGAGGTTTGAAAATGTAACATCTTTGAgatgtctttttttttagacCAAACATCTTTGAGATATCTTGAAGAACTCTTTTGACATACTCCCTCCTTTCTAAATTATAGATTATTTTAGCAAATTTAGTTATAAATTTTATTATGGATCTAGTTATACACTATGTCTGGATATATAGATTTTGCTAAAGTGGCCTACAGTTTGGAATAGAAAGGAACACAACTTAGCTAAAATAAATAGgtaaaagtctaaattactcctctCAACTATAGCTAAAGTCTAGATAATCTCCTAAACTGTAACttagttcattttacccctcaaactactccctccataccaAAAAAAACCtgacgtttaggacagcgaAACGGTCTCCGAAACAcaactttgacttcttattcctctaaaaatatttatcaaaaagtgatatatgtatactttcataaaagtatttttcaagacaa carries:
- the LOC120712230 gene encoding transcription factor WRKY19-like, with the protein product MAEAGESGGRARLVSELVRVQDLVHRLELQLRAPADAASVDLCRQLIHQIVALTDRSIGMARCSPDLAAAAAQQQQQPLSGAPSPLSDAGSDHHQPFLRASPKKRKATARWTNQQVRVSAAGAGAEGPADDGHSWRKYGQKDILGAKHPRAYYRCTHRNSQNCPATKQVQRTDDDPSLFDVVYHGDHTCRPSAAPTRRTPHNPHAQAALQGLAARLTVTTDDAIAAAAALPPMTPEPDSCPPRGASSPWSLASPVGSDSNGCAQAVSPCPVPGYAAWGSHGDLQEVVSACAAVSDLQGLPALDSEFMPLECFAFDQSFDMGGVMPSLFYP
- the LOC120712231 gene encoding cytochrome B5-like protein; the encoded protein is MDVIIIISLVILLALGALFVIPKSQNKGKSKGTDSVDGMTSKRYTKEEISEHNTRKDCWIIIKDKVYDVTPYVEEHPGGDAILTNAGGDSTEGFFGPQHGTRVFDIIEDFCIGQLKDS